A genomic window from Aquitalea aquatilis includes:
- the pdxH gene encoding pyridoxamine 5'-phosphate oxidase — MSLNLADIRQDYSKKELSPEDCLPDAVAQFELWLNEAMTAQVHEPTAMNVATVGEDGRPTARIVLLKGVENGQLVFYSNYLSRKGRQLAANPYVSVTFFWPELERQVRVEGRVVPVAPEVSDAYFSSRPYTSRLGAWASEQSTEISSKNVLISRAAMFGVKHPLSVPRPPHWGGYAVIPDRVEFWQGRPSRLHDRVVYLLQADAGWQRVRLAP, encoded by the coding sequence ATGTCGCTGAATCTTGCCGATATCCGCCAGGATTATTCGAAAAAGGAATTGTCACCGGAAGACTGCCTGCCGGATGCCGTGGCGCAGTTCGAGCTGTGGCTGAACGAGGCAATGACGGCGCAGGTACACGAACCGACGGCGATGAATGTCGCCACGGTGGGCGAAGATGGCCGCCCGACGGCGCGCATCGTGCTGCTCAAGGGCGTGGAGAACGGCCAGCTGGTGTTCTACAGCAATTATCTCAGCCGCAAGGGCCGGCAGCTGGCGGCCAATCCCTATGTTTCCGTCACCTTTTTCTGGCCGGAACTGGAACGCCAGGTGCGGGTGGAAGGACGGGTGGTGCCGGTCGCGCCGGAGGTCTCCGACGCCTATTTCTCCAGCCGACCCTATACCAGCCGGCTGGGGGCCTGGGCCAGCGAGCAGAGCACCGAGATCAGCTCCAAGAATGTGCTGATCAGCCGCGCCGCCATGTTTGGCGTCAAGCACCCGCTCAGTGTGCCGCGCCCGCCGCACTGGGGTGGCTACGCGGTGATTCCCGACCGTGTCGAATTCTGGCAGGGCCGCCCCAGCCGCCTGCACGACCGGGTGGTGTATCTGCTGCAGGCCGATGCCGGCTGGCAGCGGGTGCGGCTGGCACCCTGA
- a CDS encoding LysR family transcriptional regulator has protein sequence MTGLTHRHHREKTMLNTLSSLDLRLIRVFRAVVDAGGISAAQSTLNVSQSTISNQLAALETRLGYRLCERGRAGFALTAKGSQLLNASRQLLDAAEAFCVEARQLERKLVGQLRIGVVGHTTMRAHARLSETIRRFRQREEAVELVLSMLAPGTLEETLINGEIHLGIGYFWHRAPSLQYLPLFTEHQMAYCSQEHPLFQQAGNLPVEEVARHDWAWRSYPLPDIPLPVENWRITARADNMEAMAVLILSGHHLGFLPEHFARPMVEQGLLRALNPAQLCYHPTFHMVTRQSSRQSEVLRAFMQDLLAAHQLPPA, from the coding sequence ATGACCGGACTGACTCACCGTCATCACCGGGAAAAAACCATGCTCAACACCCTGTCCAGCCTTGATTTACGCCTTATCAGGGTTTTTCGTGCCGTTGTCGATGCCGGCGGCATTTCCGCCGCCCAGTCCACCCTGAATGTCAGCCAGTCCACCATCAGCAACCAGTTGGCCGCACTGGAAACCCGGCTGGGCTATCGCCTGTGCGAACGCGGCCGCGCCGGCTTTGCCCTCACCGCCAAGGGCAGCCAGCTGCTCAATGCCAGCCGCCAGTTGCTGGATGCCGCCGAAGCCTTCTGCGTGGAGGCGCGGCAACTGGAACGCAAGCTGGTGGGACAGTTAAGAATTGGTGTGGTGGGGCATACCACCATGCGGGCGCATGCGCGGCTATCGGAAACCATCCGACGGTTTCGTCAGCGCGAAGAGGCGGTGGAACTGGTGCTGTCCATGCTGGCACCCGGCACGCTGGAAGAGACACTGATCAACGGGGAAATCCATCTGGGCATCGGCTATTTCTGGCACCGCGCCCCCAGCCTGCAATACCTGCCGCTGTTTACCGAACACCAGATGGCCTATTGCAGCCAGGAACACCCGCTGTTCCAGCAGGCGGGCAATCTGCCGGTGGAAGAAGTCGCCCGGCACGACTGGGCCTGGCGCAGCTACCCGCTGCCGGACATCCCGCTGCCGGTGGAAAACTGGCGCATCACCGCGCGCGCCGACAATATGGAAGCGATGGCCGTGCTGATTCTGTCCGGCCATCATCTGGGCTTTCTGCCCGAGCACTTCGCCCGTCCCATGGTAGAGCAGGGTTTGCTGCGGGCGCTCAATCCGGCGCAGCTGTGCTACCACCCCACCTTTCACATGGTGACGCGACAAAGCTCACGACAGAGCGAGGTATTACGCGCTTTCATGCAGGATTTGCTGGCGGCACACCAGCTACCGCCAGCCTGA
- the speB gene encoding agmatinase — protein sequence MSIAERHQPLGGNAMPRFGGIATMMRLPKVETAAGLDAVFVGLPLDIGTSNRSGTRFGPREIRNESVLLRPYNMGTGAAPFDTLQVADIGDIATNPYNLLDSVARIEAGYRELLQYDVIPLGLGGDHTVTLPILRAIAAKHGPVGLIHVDAHADINDEMFGEKIAHGTTFRRAQEEGLLAEGRVVQIGLRGSGYAAEDFDWARRQGFRVVPAEECWNQSLQGLMQEVRQQLGGGPVYLSFDIDGIDPAFAPGTGTPEVAGLTSVQALEIVRGCQGLNLVGCDLVEVSPPYDTTGNTALLGANLLFEMLCVLPGVTIRR from the coding sequence ATGTCAATCGCTGAACGCCATCAGCCGCTGGGCGGCAATGCCATGCCGCGCTTTGGCGGCATCGCCACCATGATGCGTCTGCCCAAGGTGGAAACCGCCGCCGGCCTGGATGCCGTGTTTGTCGGCCTGCCGCTGGATATCGGTACCTCCAACCGCAGCGGCACCCGTTTTGGTCCGCGTGAAATCCGCAATGAATCGGTACTGCTGCGCCCTTACAACATGGGCACCGGTGCCGCCCCCTTCGACACCTTGCAAGTGGCCGACATCGGCGATATCGCCACCAATCCCTACAACCTGCTGGACAGTGTGGCGCGCATCGAGGCGGGCTACCGCGAGCTGCTGCAGTACGACGTGATCCCGCTGGGGCTGGGCGGCGACCACACCGTCACCCTGCCCATCCTGCGCGCCATCGCCGCCAAGCACGGCCCGGTGGGGCTGATCCATGTCGATGCCCATGCCGACATCAACGATGAAATGTTTGGCGAAAAGATCGCCCACGGCACCACTTTCCGCCGTGCGCAGGAAGAAGGCTTGCTGGCAGAGGGCCGCGTGGTGCAGATCGGCCTGCGTGGCAGCGGCTACGCCGCCGAGGATTTCGACTGGGCGCGCCGTCAGGGCTTTCGCGTGGTGCCGGCCGAGGAGTGCTGGAACCAGTCGCTGCAGGGGCTGATGCAGGAAGTACGCCAGCAACTGGGCGGCGGGCCGGTGTACCTGAGCTTCGACATCGATGGCATCGATCCGGCGTTCGCACCCGGCACCGGTACGCCGGAAGTGGCCGGCCTGACCTCGGTGCAGGCGCTGGAAATCGTGCGCGGCTGTCAGGGGCTGAACCTGGTGGGCTGTGATCTGGTGGAGGTGTCGCCGCCGTATGACACCACCGGCAATACCGCGCTGCTGGGGGCCAATCTCTTGTTCGAGATGTTGTGTGTATTACCTGGCGTCACGATCCGCCGCTAA
- a CDS encoding sodium:solute symporter, with the protein MGLDIFVVFIYIAGMLLLGWLGMRRATSREEFLVAGRNLGPGFYMGTMAATVLGGASTVGTVKLGYVYGISGFWLCAALGCGILVLNLFMAKPLLKLKVFTVTQVLERRYNTVARRTSALVMLMYAVMISVTSVLAIATVMQVLFELPFWMAVVIGGGVVVLYSAVGGMWSLTLTDIVQFLIKTIGLMFILLPICLYRVGGWEQLAAKLPASYFSFTAIGGETILTYFVIYFFGILIGQDIWQRVFTARSEGVARYAGSIAGVYCIVYGLVCAAIGMATKVLLPDLAVPANAFAAMVKEGLPDGVRGLVIAAALAAMMSTASAALLAASTTLTEDLSGRDGCSLWTNRIVTLLVGLLVLVLAMLVSDVISALTLAYNLLVAGMLVPLMGAIFWSRATTPGAISSMVLGCGTAILAMISYGLDSNVPIYLSLAVSVLSFVLVSLVTRKEQRQAAGI; encoded by the coding sequence ATGGGACTCGATATCTTCGTCGTGTTCATTTATATCGCCGGCATGCTGTTGCTGGGCTGGCTGGGCATGCGCCGCGCCACCAGCCGGGAGGAATTTCTGGTGGCAGGCCGCAACCTGGGGCCGGGTTTTTACATGGGCACCATGGCGGCTACCGTACTGGGTGGGGCTTCTACTGTGGGGACAGTAAAGCTGGGCTATGTGTACGGCATTTCCGGCTTCTGGCTCTGTGCCGCCCTGGGCTGCGGCATTCTGGTGCTCAACCTGTTCATGGCCAAGCCGCTGCTCAAGCTGAAGGTGTTTACCGTCACCCAGGTGCTGGAGCGGCGCTACAACACCGTGGCCCGCCGCACCAGCGCGCTGGTAATGCTGATGTACGCGGTGATGATCAGCGTGACCTCGGTGCTGGCGATTGCTACGGTGATGCAGGTCTTGTTCGAGCTGCCGTTCTGGATGGCGGTGGTGATCGGCGGTGGGGTGGTGGTGCTGTATTCCGCCGTGGGCGGCATGTGGTCACTGACGCTGACCGACATCGTGCAGTTCCTGATCAAGACCATCGGCCTGATGTTCATCCTGCTGCCCATCTGCCTTTACCGCGTGGGCGGCTGGGAGCAACTGGCGGCCAAGCTGCCGGCGTCCTACTTCAGCTTTACCGCCATCGGTGGTGAAACCATCCTCACCTACTTTGTCATCTACTTCTTCGGCATCCTGATCGGCCAGGATATCTGGCAGCGGGTATTCACCGCCCGCAGCGAAGGCGTGGCGCGCTACGCCGGCAGCATTGCCGGGGTGTATTGCATTGTGTATGGCTTGGTCTGTGCCGCCATCGGCATGGCTACCAAGGTCTTGCTGCCTGATCTGGCGGTGCCGGCCAATGCCTTTGCCGCCATGGTGAAGGAAGGTTTGCCGGACGGGGTGCGCGGGCTGGTGATTGCCGCTGCGCTGGCGGCGATGATGTCTACCGCCAGTGCCGCCTTGCTGGCGGCGTCCACCACGCTGACCGAGGACCTCAGCGGCCGTGATGGCTGCAGCCTGTGGACCAACCGCATTGTCACCCTGCTGGTTGGCCTGCTGGTGCTGGTGCTGGCCATGTTGGTGAGCGATGTGATCAGCGCGCTGACCCTGGCTTACAACCTGCTGGTAGCCGGCATGCTGGTGCCTTTGATGGGGGCCATCTTCTGGTCGCGTGCCACCACGCCGGGGGCCATCAGTAGCATGGTGCTGGGCTGTGGCACGGCTATTCTGGCCATGATCAGCTATGGGCTGGACTCCAATGTGCCCATCTATCTGAGCCTGGCCGTGAGCGTGCTCAGCTTTGTGCTGGTCAGCCTGGTGACCCGCAAGGAGCAACGCCAAGCCGCCGGTATCTGA
- the fghA gene encoding S-formylglutathione hydrolase, whose translation MENISSTMCFGGWHKQYLHDSAVLGCRMRFAIYLPPQAARGDKVPVLYWLSGLTCTDENFMQKAGAQRIAAELGMAIVAPDTSPRGEGVADDPAYDLGQGAGFYLNATQAPWNRHYQMYDYVSRELPALIEAHFPVSQRRAIAGHSMGGHGALICALKRPQDYASVSAFSPIANPVNVPWGQKAFAAYLGEERSQWLAWDACHVLEQAAHIPPLRVDIGLADNFLAEQLKPEALENAARAGGHALQLHRHPGYDHSYYFIASFIEEQLRFHAEHLAG comes from the coding sequence CTGGAAAACATCAGCAGCACCATGTGCTTTGGTGGCTGGCACAAGCAATACCTGCACGACTCCGCCGTGCTGGGCTGCCGCATGCGCTTTGCCATCTATCTGCCGCCGCAGGCGGCACGGGGTGACAAGGTGCCGGTGCTGTACTGGCTGTCCGGCCTGACCTGCACCGACGAAAACTTCATGCAGAAAGCCGGCGCGCAGCGTATTGCCGCCGAGCTGGGCATGGCCATCGTGGCTCCGGACACCAGCCCGCGCGGCGAAGGCGTGGCCGATGACCCGGCCTACGATCTGGGTCAGGGCGCAGGCTTTTACCTCAACGCCACCCAGGCACCGTGGAATCGTCACTACCAGATGTACGACTATGTCAGCCGCGAGCTGCCGGCCTTGATCGAGGCGCACTTTCCGGTAAGCCAGCGGCGAGCCATTGCCGGCCACTCCATGGGTGGCCACGGCGCGCTGATCTGCGCACTCAAGCGGCCGCAGGACTATGCATCGGTATCGGCCTTCAGCCCGATTGCCAATCCGGTAAATGTACCGTGGGGACAGAAAGCCTTTGCCGCCTATCTGGGCGAGGAGCGCAGCCAGTGGCTAGCGTGGGATGCCTGCCATGTGCTGGAGCAGGCGGCACACATCCCGCCGCTGCGAGTGGATATTGGTCTGGCTGACAACTTTCTGGCCGAACAGCTCAAGCCGGAAGCGCTGGAAAATGCTGCCCGTGCCGGTGGCCATGCGCTACAGCTGCATCGCCATCCCGGTTATGACCACAGCTATTACTTCATTGCCAGCTTTATCGAAGAGCAGCTGCGCTTTCACGCCGAACATCTGGCCGGCTAA
- a CDS encoding S-(hydroxymethyl)glutathione dehydrogenase/class III alcohol dehydrogenase has product MSQDIIKCKAAVAWAAGQPLSIEEVEVAPPKAGEVRVKLVATGVCHTDAYTLSGADPEGIFPCILGHEGGGIVESVGAGVTSVAVGDHVIPLYTPECGECKFCKSGKTNLCQKIRATQGKGLMPDGTTRFSKDGQPIYHYMGTSTFAEYTVLPEISLAKVNKAAPLEEVCLLGCGVTTGMGAVVNTAKVKAGDTVAIFGLGGIGLSAIIGARMAGASRIIGIDINDSKFELAKKLGATDCINPTLFDKPIQDVIVEMTDGGVDFSFECIGNVNVMRSALECCHKGWGESVIIGVAGAGQEISTRPFQLVTGRVWRGSAFGGVRGRSELPTYVERYLKGEFRLDDFITHTMPLEEVNTAFELMHEGKSIRSVIHYSKD; this is encoded by the coding sequence ATGAGTCAAGACATCATCAAGTGCAAGGCCGCCGTAGCCTGGGCCGCCGGCCAGCCGCTGTCCATCGAGGAAGTGGAAGTCGCCCCGCCCAAGGCGGGCGAGGTGCGGGTGAAGCTGGTGGCCACCGGCGTGTGCCATACCGATGCCTACACCCTGTCCGGAGCCGACCCGGAAGGCATCTTCCCCTGCATCCTGGGGCATGAGGGCGGCGGCATTGTCGAGTCGGTGGGCGCAGGCGTCACCAGCGTGGCGGTGGGCGACCATGTGATTCCGCTGTACACGCCGGAATGTGGCGAGTGCAAGTTCTGCAAGTCCGGCAAGACCAATCTGTGCCAGAAAATCCGCGCCACCCAGGGCAAGGGTCTGATGCCGGACGGCACCACCCGCTTCTCCAAGGACGGCCAGCCCATCTATCACTACATGGGCACCTCCACTTTTGCCGAATACACCGTGCTGCCGGAAATCTCGCTGGCCAAGGTGAACAAGGCGGCGCCGCTGGAAGAAGTGTGCCTGCTGGGTTGTGGCGTGACCACCGGCATGGGTGCGGTGGTGAACACCGCCAAGGTGAAGGCCGGCGATACCGTGGCCATCTTCGGCCTGGGCGGCATCGGCCTGTCGGCCATCATCGGTGCGCGCATGGCCGGGGCCAGCCGCATCATCGGCATCGACATCAACGACAGCAAGTTTGAGCTGGCGAAAAAACTGGGGGCGACCGACTGCATCAACCCCACGCTGTTCGACAAGCCGATCCAGGATGTCATCGTGGAAATGACCGATGGCGGCGTGGACTTCTCCTTTGAATGCATCGGCAACGTTAATGTGATGCGCTCCGCGCTGGAGTGCTGCCACAAGGGCTGGGGCGAGTCGGTGATCATCGGCGTGGCCGGTGCTGGCCAGGAAATCTCCACCCGTCCCTTCCAGCTGGTGACCGGCCGGGTATGGCGCGGCTCCGCCTTTGGCGGCGTGCGTGGCCGCTCGGAACTGCCGACCTATGTCGAGCGTTACCTGAAGGGCGAATTCCGCCTGGACGACTTCATCACCCACACCATGCCGCTGGAAGAAGTGAACACCGCCTTCGAGCTGATGCATGAGGGCAAGAGTATTCGTTCCGTCATCCACTACAGCAAGGACTAA
- a CDS encoding LysR substrate-binding domain-containing protein — MATWQGVSEFVSVAELGSFTRAARALDLSVAQVSREVTRLEQRLHVQLLYRTTRQLTLTESGRLYLQHCRQLLDGLDEAERALSLHQAVPQGRLKLTAPVAYGESHIAPLITGFLQRYPALDIQLNLTNQVLDLVAEGYDLAIRLGHLAESSLMARRLASRRQHVCAAPAYLQRHGLPNSLSELDGHNCLLGSNDFWHLQEGNKRRLLRVKGSLRCNSGHALTHAALQGVGIVQLPDYYVARHLHSGALVELLTAYREPDEGIWALYPHNRQLSPKVRMLVDYLAECLPAVNPLPPVAGGQISPSR; from the coding sequence ATGGCGACATGGCAAGGGGTGAGCGAATTCGTCAGCGTGGCCGAACTGGGCAGTTTTACCCGCGCCGCACGGGCGCTGGACCTGTCGGTGGCGCAGGTCAGCCGCGAGGTGACCCGGCTGGAACAGCGGCTGCACGTGCAGCTGCTATACCGCACCACCCGCCAGCTGACCCTGACCGAAAGCGGCCGCCTGTATCTGCAACATTGCCGGCAGTTGCTGGACGGGCTGGACGAGGCCGAACGCGCCTTGTCCTTGCACCAGGCCGTGCCACAGGGGCGGCTCAAGCTCACCGCCCCGGTAGCCTATGGCGAGAGCCATATCGCGCCCTTGATCACCGGCTTTCTGCAACGCTACCCGGCGCTGGACATCCAGCTCAATCTCACCAATCAGGTGCTGGACCTGGTGGCCGAAGGCTACGATCTGGCCATCCGGCTGGGGCATCTGGCCGAATCCAGCCTGATGGCACGCCGGCTGGCCAGCCGCCGTCAGCATGTGTGCGCTGCGCCGGCCTATCTGCAGCGCCATGGCCTGCCCAACAGCTTGTCCGAGCTGGATGGCCACAACTGCCTGCTGGGCAGCAATGACTTCTGGCATTTGCAAGAAGGCAACAAGCGCCGCCTGCTGCGGGTGAAGGGCAGCCTGCGTTGCAATAGCGGCCACGCCCTCACCCATGCCGCCCTGCAGGGTGTGGGTATCGTGCAATTGCCGGACTACTATGTGGCGCGCCATTTGCACAGTGGCGCACTGGTGGAGCTGCTCACCGCCTATCGCGAGCCGGACGAGGGGATCTGGGCGCTGTATCCGCACAACCGCCAGCTCTCGCCCAAGGTGCGCATGCTGGTGGATTACCTGGCCGAGTGCCTGCCTGCTGTTAATCCCTTGCCACCGGTGGCTGGCGGACAAATATCGCCATCGCGCTGA
- a CDS encoding 3'-5' exonuclease: MPLFPALTPDQVCMLDNPEALAAALPDLLAAPLLGFDTESKPTFRKGEESDGPHLIQLADSQRAWLVPVVKGVLPDEIKTLLADPARPLVGFDLVSDRALLKSRLGVECGGLIDLGNLLPSEDARITVGAVQAVARLFGQYFRKSKKLSTTNWSRLPLSPAQQAYAGNDAWVALRVYQELQQRGLLPDAAA; the protein is encoded by the coding sequence ATGCCCCTGTTTCCGGCGCTGACGCCGGATCAGGTATGCATGCTGGACAACCCGGAAGCCTTGGCGGCTGCCCTGCCGGATTTGCTGGCGGCGCCCTTGCTGGGTTTTGATACCGAATCCAAACCGACCTTCCGCAAGGGCGAGGAGTCGGACGGCCCGCACCTGATCCAGCTGGCTGACAGTCAGCGCGCCTGGCTGGTGCCGGTGGTCAAGGGCGTGTTGCCGGACGAGATCAAGACATTGCTGGCCGATCCGGCACGCCCGCTGGTGGGTTTCGATCTGGTGTCCGACCGCGCCCTGCTGAAAAGCCGGCTGGGGGTGGAGTGTGGTGGACTGATCGATCTGGGCAACTTGCTGCCCTCCGAGGACGCCCGCATTACCGTGGGGGCGGTGCAGGCGGTGGCGCGGCTGTTTGGCCAGTACTTCCGCAAATCGAAAAAACTGTCCACCACCAACTGGTCGCGCCTGCCCTTGAGCCCGGCGCAGCAAGCCTATGCCGGCAACGACGCCTGGGTGGCACTGCGGGTGTATCAGGAACTGCAGCAGCGCGGCCTGCTGCCGGATGCTGCAGCATGA
- a CDS encoding Crp/Fnr family transcriptional regulator: MSDWTRAFTALDGLDDASRQLLQLQSHALSAPEGTVLFREGSPCQAYLFVQQGQIRVQKLGENGREITLYRVEAGETCIVTTACLMSGKDYDAEGVAETAIQAQALPIPAFRQLLASSAAFRDFVFRAYGSRIADLLLLIEEVSFGRIDQRLAACLLQRARGQLVLSLTHQELAAELGSAREVISRQLKDFERRGWIQLGRGQLQLLDSSALQQLAGK, encoded by the coding sequence ATGAGCGACTGGACCCGTGCCTTTACCGCGCTGGACGGGCTGGATGACGCCAGCCGCCAGCTGTTGCAGCTACAGAGCCATGCGCTGAGCGCGCCAGAAGGCACGGTGCTGTTCCGCGAGGGCAGCCCCTGCCAGGCCTATCTGTTTGTGCAGCAGGGGCAGATCCGGGTCCAGAAGCTGGGCGAAAACGGCCGCGAAATCACCCTGTACCGGGTGGAAGCGGGTGAAACCTGCATTGTCACCACCGCCTGTCTGATGAGCGGCAAGGATTATGATGCCGAAGGCGTGGCGGAAACCGCCATCCAGGCGCAGGCGCTGCCGATTCCGGCCTTTCGCCAGTTGCTGGCCAGCTCGGCTGCCTTTCGCGATTTCGTGTTCCGCGCCTATGGCAGCCGCATTGCCGACCTGCTGTTGTTGATTGAAGAGGTGAGTTTTGGCCGCATCGACCAGCGACTGGCCGCCTGCCTGCTGCAGCGTGCGCGTGGGCAGTTGGTGCTGAGCCTGACTCATCAGGAACTGGCCGCCGAACTGGGCAGCGCCCGCGAAGTGATCAGCCGCCAGCTCAAGGACTTCGAACGCCGTGGCTGGATTCAGCTGGGCCGTGGCCAGCTGCAATTGCTGGATAGCAGCGCCCTGCAGCAACTGGCCGGCAAATAA
- a CDS encoding YgaP family membrane protein — protein sequence MSPNVGGIDRTLRIVIGIALIIATVAGLLPVWGWIGIVPLATGLIGWCPAYLPFGIKTCKLK from the coding sequence ATGTCCCCGAATGTAGGCGGTATCGACCGCACCCTGCGCATTGTCATCGGCATCGCCCTGATCATCGCCACCGTGGCCGGCCTGTTGCCGGTGTGGGGCTGGATTGGCATCGTGCCGCTGGCCACCGGGCTGATTGGCTGGTGTCCGGCCTATCTGCCCTTCGGCATCAAGACCTGCAAGCTCAAATAA
- a CDS encoding ABC transporter transmembrane domain-containing protein produces the protein MSATPPARPLLQRISPLLGLLPFVRPYRRRALLALLALTVAAVSTLVLPMAFRVLIDQGFSSRNAGHINQYFLMLFGVAVVLALATAGRFYLVSWLGERVTADVRSAVYRHVISMSPQYFETTQTGEVLSRLTTDTTLVQTVIGTSLSMGLRNVLLMLGGLVMLGMTSPSLTGYILVTLLLVVLPIVLFGRRVRALSKSSQDRIADSSAMAGEVLNAIPTVQAFNQQAQEAGRFVGSVELSFATALARIRARSLLTVAVIMLIFGAIVFVLWLGAQQVLAGQMSGGLLAQFILYAVVTAGAIGAVAEVWGDVQRAAGATERLMELLQLTSPVTEAAQPHALPMAGRLRLQQVSFAYPSRPEQPSLSQIDLELAPGEHVALVGPSGAGKSTLFQLLLRFYDPQQGAISLGGVDIRQLALADLRQHIGVVLQDSVIFGSSALENIRYGRPGASDEEVFAAARAAAAHDFIQALPQGYATYLGERGVRLSGGQRQRIAIARAILKNPPILLLDEATSALDAESEQLVQQALERAAHNRTTLVIAHRLATVKEADRIVVLEGGRIVAQGRHDELLHSSPLYARLAALQFGPEAGALPA, from the coding sequence ATGTCTGCCACACCACCTGCCCGCCCCCTGTTGCAACGCATCAGCCCCTTGCTGGGGCTGCTGCCCTTTGTCCGCCCCTATCGCCGCCGCGCCCTGCTGGCCTTGCTGGCGCTTACCGTGGCCGCGGTCTCCACCCTGGTATTGCCGATGGCCTTCCGGGTGCTGATCGATCAGGGCTTTTCCAGCCGTAATGCCGGCCATATCAACCAGTATTTCCTCATGCTGTTCGGCGTGGCCGTGGTACTGGCGCTGGCCACCGCCGGGCGCTTTTACCTGGTGTCCTGGCTGGGTGAACGGGTAACTGCCGATGTGCGCAGCGCCGTCTATCGTCACGTCATCAGCATGAGTCCGCAGTATTTCGAAACCACCCAGACCGGCGAGGTGCTGTCGCGCCTCACCACCGACACCACGCTGGTGCAGACGGTGATCGGCACCAGCCTGTCGATGGGCCTGCGCAATGTCTTGCTGATGCTGGGCGGGCTGGTGATGCTGGGCATGACCAGCCCCAGCCTCACCGGCTACATCCTGGTGACGCTATTGCTGGTGGTGCTGCCCATCGTGCTGTTTGGCCGTCGGGTACGGGCGCTGTCCAAATCCAGCCAGGACCGCATTGCCGATTCCAGCGCCATGGCCGGTGAGGTGCTCAATGCCATCCCCACCGTGCAGGCCTTCAACCAGCAGGCACAGGAAGCCGGCCGCTTTGTCGGCTCGGTGGAACTGAGCTTTGCCACGGCGCTGGCGCGTATCCGCGCCCGCTCCTTGCTGACGGTGGCGGTGATCATGCTGATCTTCGGTGCCATCGTGTTCGTGCTGTGGCTGGGTGCGCAGCAGGTATTGGCCGGACAGATGAGCGGCGGCCTGCTGGCGCAGTTCATCCTGTATGCGGTGGTGACGGCCGGTGCCATCGGCGCGGTGGCCGAGGTGTGGGGCGATGTGCAGCGCGCCGCTGGCGCCACCGAACGGCTGATGGAACTGCTGCAGCTGACCTCGCCGGTGACCGAAGCGGCCCAGCCGCATGCCTTGCCCATGGCTGGTCGGCTGCGTTTGCAGCAGGTGAGCTTTGCCTATCCTTCGCGGCCGGAGCAGCCTTCGCTCAGCCAGATTGATCTGGAACTGGCTCCCGGCGAGCATGTGGCGCTGGTGGGCCCCTCCGGTGCCGGCAAGTCCACGCTGTTCCAGCTCTTGCTGCGTTTCTACGACCCGCAACAGGGTGCAATCAGCCTGGGCGGCGTGGACATCCGCCAACTGGCCCTGGCCGATTTGCGCCAGCATATCGGCGTGGTGCTGCAGGATTCGGTGATCTTTGGCAGCAGTGCGCTGGAAAACATCCGCTACGGCCGGCCCGGTGCCAGCGATGAAGAAGTGTTCGCTGCCGCCCGTGCCGCCGCCGCCCACGATTTCATCCAGGCGCTGCCGCAAGGCTATGCCACCTATCTGGGCGAGCGCGGCGTGCGTCTGTCCGGCGGCCAGCGCCAGCGCATCGCCATTGCCCGCGCCATCCTGAAAAACCCGCCCATCCTGCTGCTGGACGAAGCCACCAGTGCGCTGGATGCCGAATCCGAACAGCTGGTACAGCAGGCGCTGGAACGTGCCGCGCACAATCGCACCACGCTGGTGATTGCCCACCGCCTGGCCACGGTGAAAGAGGCCGACCGCATCGTGGTGCTGGAAGGGGGACGTATCGTGGCGCAGGGCCGGCATGATGAGCTGCTGCACAGCTCGCCGCTGTATGCGCGGCTGGCGGCCTTGCAGTTCGGCCCCGAGGCGGGAGCCTTGCCGGCATGA